In one window of Henckelia pumila isolate YLH828 chromosome 1, ASM3356847v2, whole genome shotgun sequence DNA:
- the LOC140874543 gene encoding uncharacterized protein translates to MPSGQGDFVVYTDASKLGLVAFPMPRDRVIAYASRQLKEHEKNYPTHDFELATMVFALKIWSYHPGKATVIAVALSRKTAVIASLMVFRPLKDEIQRFGLEFYVEGRAPRLSALTVQTTLFDCIRVSQADDEQLSKWRQRAGERDSDLYSVVDGIVRFRGQIWVPAGDSLRVTIMSEAHASLYSIHPGSTNMHRDLQQLYWWPGMKRDIGRFVSECLTCQQGKKIFFSTAFHPQTDGQSERVIQILEDLLRACVIDFHDSWESRLPLVEFSYNNSYQATIVMEPYEALYGRW, encoded by the exons ATGCCATCagggcaaggtgattttgttgtttacactgatgcttccaagttgggactGGTAGCATTTCCTATGCCGCGAGATAgagttattgcttatgcttctaggCAGTTGAAGGAGCACGAGAAGAATTATCCTACTCATGATTTTGAGTTGGCAACTATGGtttttgcactcaagatttggag ttaccatccgggtaaggctactGTCATCGCAGTTGCATTGAGCAGAAAGACAGCAGTGATTGCCTCGTTGATGGTGTTTAGACCGTTGAAGgatgagattcagagattcggACTAGAGTTCTATGTCGAGGGTAGAGCTCCTAGATTATCAGCCTTGACAGTGCAGACTACGTTGTTTGACTGTATCAGAGTTTCTCAAGCAGATGATGAGCAGTTGAgtaagtggagacagagagccGGGGAGAGAGATAGTGATTTGTATTCAGTAGTAGACGGAATCGTGAGGTTCAGAGGTCAAATTTGGGTgcccgcaggtgattctctgcgagttactatcatgtCAGAGGCACACGCATCATTGTACTCTATCCACCCAGGAAGTACAAATATGCATCGAGACCTTCAGCAGTTGTACTGGTGGCCGGGTATGAAGCGTGATATCGGCCGATTTGTGTCAGAGTGTCTGACATGTCAGCAG GGTAAGAAGATTTTTTTTAGTACCGCCTTTCACCCGCAGACGGATGGACAGtccgagagggtgatccagattctggaggatcttttgagagcttgtgtTATTGACTTTCATGATAGTTGGGAGTCGAGGTTACCATTGGTGGAATTCTCatataacaacagctatcaggcCACCATTGTTATGGAACCTTACGAGGCACTCTATGGGAgatggtag